DNA from Roseimicrobium sp. ORNL1:
CGTTTTCAATCTGGAACTGTCCATCGCCAGCGTACTCGGGATTGTAGTACTTCACCTCCTTGTGCATCAACTCGTCCGTCCAATAGATCTTCACCTTCTCGGGTGCGGCAGGAGTGGCGGGAGCCGGCTTCGAGGCCGCCGCCGTGCTTTTTTCACCTCTGGGGCAGCGGCAGGCGGCTTTGCCTGTGCTGAAGGAGTCGGCGTCGAAGGCTTCTCCTCTCCACACTGGATAAGAAGCAAGGGAGCGGTCGCGATCAGAGCCAGGGAGAAGCAGGTGCGAAACATGGAGGAAGGCATGCGACCAGTGAACGCGATGTGCAAGCGGATGTTGCAGCATGCTGGAACCATCATTTGAAGCCCGCTGGGGACAGCCGTCCCAGCAATGGCTTCACGGCAGCAGGCTGCCGACGGAAAGCTGGAGCAAGCTCCAGCACTCCAAGTCACTTCTACCCCTACCCCTACCCCTACCCCTACCCCTGCCCAATGCACCACAGCGCTGACTGCGTGCGGATGAGCAGCTTGTTTTTCCACACGGCATAGGAGGCGAGCGATTTATCTCCCAGTTCATTCTTGGAAATCAGGTCGAGTCGGCGGCCAGGCTTGAGCACATAACCGCTGCCCAGTTCATCCTGGATGTAGATCTTTCCATCGGCGTAGATGGGCGAGGCAGATGTCTGCCGGGCCACACGTTCCTGATAGTGGATCTTCCCGGTCTTGGCATCTGCACAGGTAACCATGCCGTTGTCCGCCACCATGTAGAGTCCGTCGTCGATGAGCAGCATGGAAGGCGTGTGAGGTGCACCGCGATCAATCGTCCATGCGATGTGCGTCTTGGTGACGTCACCCTTGCCGTCAGCGCGCACGGCAATCACGGAGGGGCGATCGTAACCGGTGCTGAAGTAGATCATGCCATTCCCATAGACCGGGCGCGGGATGACGGAGTAGCCTTCGTAGTTGATGTGCCAGATCTCCTTGCCCGTTTGAGGATCAAGCGCGCTTAGGACATTGCTTCCCGGTGAGATAAGTTGCTTGGCGCCTCCCACCTCGATGACGAGTGGAGTGGAGAAGGAGAAGGTCTTCTTAGCATCGGCCTTGCGCTGGAACCTCCAGCGTTCGCTGCCACTCGCGGCGTCGAGCGCCACGATGAAAGGATTCTGCGCGGCATCACAACTGAACACGAGCAGACCGTCCACCAGCACGGGACAACCTCCATTGCCATGGACAGGGCTGTACTTGATCGTGTCGTTCTTCCAGAGCACGGCGCCGTCCGCTGCATTCACACAGGCCGTGCCAAAGTGGCCGAAGTGGGCATAGATGCGGCCGCCTTCATAAATGGGCGTGGGGCTGGCGTAGCTGTTCTTCCCATGGACGCCGAAGGTGTGCGGAGAGTCCACATTGAAGAGCTCCGTGTCCCAGAGCAGTTTTCCATCGGTGGCATTCAGAGCCAGCACACGGAGGGAGTAGGTGTCATGCGGATCGGTGGAATCTTTCTTGCCCACCGCATTTGTCATGTAGATGACATCACCGATGACCACCGGGGAAGACCAAGCACGCCCGGGCAGCTCGGCTTTCCATGCCACATTCTTCCGCTCGGACCACTCCGTGGGCAGGCCCGTGGCGGTGGAGTGTCCCTGCTTGTCCGGCCCGCGGAATTCCGGCCAGTCCTCCGCGTGCATGGAGGCAACAGGGAAACACGAGGCAGCGAGAGCAAACGCGAGAAATGACTTCATGACGGCAGGGTGGCTGATAGCGCGGGTGGTGATGAGCGGGAGCGACCGGGATTCTACGGAGAAAGACACGGCATTTTCCACTACGATTTACCAGCATCGACAGGTGTTGCCTTCCAGGGGCGAGCACATTTTCAGGTCTCGCCGGCACATGGCGGCTTGCGGCGGGGGCAACTTTCCGGTTTGATGAAGCGCAGCATGCCGGGAGGTCTGGACCAGGTCGTGAAAACATGGGAGAAGGTGCGTGCCTGGTGTGAAAGCGCCCGGCAGACCCTGCGAAAGTCCGTGTTTCTGCGTCACTGGTGGCGGGAACTCGTCGTGGTGGCAGCACTACTCCTCACGATCGCGGCTCCCTTTATGCTGAAGCCGGCCCAGAGCGCCGCGCCCTCGCGTTACGATCGGCGTCTGGTGGTCGTCACTCCGCATCATGAAAAGATCCGCCAGGAGTTCGGCCAGGCCTTTGCCAGAAAATGGAAGGAGCGCACCGGAGAAACGCTCTACATCGACTGGCGGGTGGCGGGCACAGGTGACATTGCACTCATGCTGCGCTCGGATTTTGCCGGCGCCTTCGAGTACTACTGGACACACATCCTGACCAAACCCTGGTCCCAACGGGTGGCGGGCGCATTTGGCAACAGCAAGGTGGATCTCTCGGCCCCGACGACCGAAGCCAACGACGTGGAACAGGAAGCCCGCCGTGCGTTTCTGGACTCCGACGTAGGCGTGGGCATCGACGTCTTTTTTGGCGGCGGCGCGTTTGATTTCGAAGCGCAGACCAAAGCTGGCTTCCTCGTCAGCACCGACACTTCCAAGAAGCACGGGCTCGATGCGATCTTCGCAAGGCACCCGGACTGGTTCGCACCCGAAGTCATGCCGCAGAATGTCAGCGGAGAACCTTTCTACGACAAGGGTCACCGCTGGGTGGGCGCCTGCCTTTCCACCATGGGGATTGTGTACAACCGGGATGTCATCCAGCGGCTCAGTCTTGAGAAGGAACCCGCTCAATGGGCCGACCTCGCCGATCCGAAATATCGGGGCCAGATCGCCCTCGCCGATCCCAACAAGAGCGGCACGGTGACCAAGTCGTTCGATCAACTTGTCCAGCAGCAAATGCAGATCGCCATTGATGAAATCCGGCAGAAGCCCGGCGGGCTGATGAAGGAGAAGGACATCGTGAACGCCGGGATCCGCATCGGCTGGACACGCGGGCTGCAACTCATCCAGCGCATCTCGGCGAATGCACGATACTTCACGGACAATGCCACGAAGATCCCGCTGGAGGTCTCCCAAGGCGATGCCGCCGCCGGCATGTGCATTGATTTCTACGGCTACTCCTTTGAAGAGATGGTGCGCAAGCCGGATGGAAGTGCGCGCGTCGGGTTTGTGACTCCGGTGGGCGGCACCAGTGTCAGTGTGGATCCCATTGGCATGCTGCGCGGCGCGCCCGAGCCGGAAGTGGCGACGGCCTTCATGGAATTCGTGCTCAGCGAGGAAGGGCAGCGTCTTTGGAACTTCGCCCCCGGCAGCCCTGGCGGGCCGCAGCACTACGCCCTGCGACGCCTGCCAGCACGCAAGGATTTCTACACCGAACAGAACCGCCCCCGCATGACGGATTCCCAAGCGGAACCGTATGAAGATGCGAAGGCGTTCACCTACTATCCCGAGCGCACGGGCCAGCTCTTCAACGTGCTGCGCTTCCTGGTGAAGACCATGTGCGTGGAGAATCACGATGAGCAACGCCAGGCCTGGGAGATGATCACCCGGGCGAATCTTCCGCAACGCTCGACGGAAATCTTCAGCGACATGAGCCTGGTGAACTATGACGCCGCCATGGAACTCGCCGCCATGCTGGCCAAGAAGAACAAGACCCAGGAGTTGCGCAAGGCCCGTGAACTGACCATGCACTTCCGCTCCCAGTACCGCAGGGCTCATGATCTCGCGGTCGGTGGCGAGTAAAGCAATCGCAGATCGCCATATCCCCCTCACTCATCCCGATGTCCCGCACCTTCGCCTTCACCATCTTCTGCGGCGTGATCGCGTTCTTCGCGTTCTTCTTTGTGCTGCCGATCTGGGAAACGGTGAAAGCGGCGTTCATCTCGGACAAGGAGACCTTCACGCTCCAATACGTGGGCACCATCTTTGCCAACCCGGTATACCGCGAGGGATTGGTGAACTCTTTGATCATGGCCGTGGGTACCACTGCGGGATGCCTGGTCCTCTCACTGCCGCTGGCGCTGCTGTATTCCAAGTTCGAATTCCCCGGCCGCTCCGTGCTGAATGCGCTCATGCTTCTGCCCATGATCCTGCCTCCCTTTGTGGGAGCCATCGGCGTGCGCGCCATGCTGGGGCAGGCGGGAGCGCTGAACAGCCTGCTCATCAAGCTGGGCTTCATGGATGCACAACATCCCGCGGACTGGCTGGGCCAGGGACAGATGACAGGCATCATCATCATGAATGTCCTGCATCTCTTCCCCATCCTTTATCTCAACATCGTCGCCGCGCTTTCGAACCTCGATCCTGCCCTGGAAGAAGCGGCGGCCAATCTGGGCTGTCCTCCACAGATGCGATTCTGGCGCATCACCCTGCCGCTCATCATGCCGGGCATCTTCGCGGGCGGCACCATTGTTTTCATCTGGGCCTTCACCGAGCTCGGCGTGCCTCTCATCTTCGACTTCCGCCGCGTGACCAGCGTGCAAATCTTCGATGAGATCAAGGACCTGAGCGACAATCCCCTGCCCTACGCGCTGGTGGTGATCATGCTGCTCTTCTCCATGGCGCTCTATCTCCTGAGCAAGCTGGTCTTTGAACGCGGTGGCGTGATGGGTGGCGGAAGAGCCACCACGGGAAGGGTGATGAAACAGCTCCCGCTAGGCTGGGCGATCGCCTGTAGCGCGGTGTTTGCCCTGTGCATCGCCGTGTCCGTAGTCCCGCATGCCGGTGTGCTGCTGCTCTCAGTATCCACCGACTGGTACCAATCCGTGCTGCCGGAATCGCTGACTTTGAAACATTTCAGCGAAGCACTGGGTCATGAACTCACCCTGCCCTCCATCGCGAACAGCCTGAAATACTCATCGCTTGCCGTGATCCTCGATCTGCTGCTGGGCATCGGCATCGCGTATGTCACGGTGCGCACGCGAATCTGGGGCCGGCATCTGCTGGACGCGGTGGCCATGCTGCCCCTGGCCGTTCCCGGGCTGGTGCTCGCCTTCGGTTACCTCGCCATGGCCCGCG
Protein-coding regions in this window:
- a CDS encoding iron ABC transporter permease, coding for MSRTFAFTIFCGVIAFFAFFFVLPIWETVKAAFISDKETFTLQYVGTIFANPVYREGLVNSLIMAVGTTAGCLVLSLPLALLYSKFEFPGRSVLNALMLLPMILPPFVGAIGVRAMLGQAGALNSLLIKLGFMDAQHPADWLGQGQMTGIIIMNVLHLFPILYLNIVAALSNLDPALEEAAANLGCPPQMRFWRITLPLIMPGIFAGGTIVFIWAFTELGVPLIFDFRRVTSVQIFDEIKDLSDNPLPYALVVIMLLFSMALYLLSKLVFERGGVMGGGRATTGRVMKQLPLGWAIACSAVFALCIAVSVVPHAGVLLLSVSTDWYQSVLPESLTLKHFSEALGHELTLPSIANSLKYSSLAVILDLLLGIGIAYVTVRTRIWGRHLLDAVAMLPLAVPGLVLAFGYLAMAREGRSLNWLMLGENPLLLLVIAYAVRRLPYVVRSASAGFQQISPELEYAAQNLGAPPLRALARVTLPLIMPNLIAGGLLAFAFAMLEVSDSMILAQQSVHYPITKAIYSLVASLGNGPYIASALGVWAMVFLGITLLGAGLLLGRKLGALFRA
- a CDS encoding PQQ-binding-like beta-propeller repeat protein, with product MSFSVESRSLPLITTRAISHPAVMKSFLAFALAASCFPVASMHAEDWPEFRGPDKQGHSTATGLPTEWSERKNVAWKAELPGRAWSSPVVIGDVIYMTNAVGKKDSTDPHDTYSLRVLALNATDGKLLWDTELFNVDSPHTFGVHGKNSYASPTPIYEGGRIYAHFGHFGTACVNAADGAVLWKNDTIKYSPVHGNGGCPVLVDGLLVFSCDAAQNPFIVALDAASGSERWRFQRKADAKKTFSFSTPLVIEVGGAKQLISPGSNVLSALDPQTGKEIWHINYEGYSVIPRPVYGNGMIYFSTGYDRPSVIAVRADGKGDVTKTHIAWTIDRGAPHTPSMLLIDDGLYMVADNGMVTCADAKTGKIHYQERVARQTSASPIYADGKIYIQDELGSGYVLKPGRRLDLISKNELGDKSLASYAVWKNKLLIRTQSALWCIGQG
- a CDS encoding extracellular solute-binding protein, with amino-acid sequence MKRSMPGGLDQVVKTWEKVRAWCESARQTLRKSVFLRHWWRELVVVAALLLTIAAPFMLKPAQSAAPSRYDRRLVVVTPHHEKIRQEFGQAFARKWKERTGETLYIDWRVAGTGDIALMLRSDFAGAFEYYWTHILTKPWSQRVAGAFGNSKVDLSAPTTEANDVEQEARRAFLDSDVGVGIDVFFGGGAFDFEAQTKAGFLVSTDTSKKHGLDAIFARHPDWFAPEVMPQNVSGEPFYDKGHRWVGACLSTMGIVYNRDVIQRLSLEKEPAQWADLADPKYRGQIALADPNKSGTVTKSFDQLVQQQMQIAIDEIRQKPGGLMKEKDIVNAGIRIGWTRGLQLIQRISANARYFTDNATKIPLEVSQGDAAAGMCIDFYGYSFEEMVRKPDGSARVGFVTPVGGTSVSVDPIGMLRGAPEPEVATAFMEFVLSEEGQRLWNFAPGSPGGPQHYALRRLPARKDFYTEQNRPRMTDSQAEPYEDAKAFTYYPERTGQLFNVLRFLVKTMCVENHDEQRQAWEMITRANLPQRSTEIFSDMSLVNYDAAMELAAMLAKKNKTQELRKARELTMHFRSQYRRAHDLAVGGE